One Chlorobaculum limnaeum genomic window carries:
- the dapF gene encoding diaminopimelate epimerase — translation MKIDFTKMSGAGNDFIVIDNRQGLFSLTHEQVRAMCTRRTGIGADGLILVEASGTADFRMNYHNADGFPGSMCGNGGRCAVYFAWLIGIRPAGLRYAFDAGPDRYEAEVTGEEAVKLHMRPPSDFRERFQVGAWNCHFVNTGSPHAIAYVNDLDKIDVFTEGRAIRHREELFPGGANVNFLEVTAPDALSIRTFERGVEDETLACGTGTVAAALMSYRLGKVTTSPVRVTVRSGETLMVGFNDAMDDIYLEGPARVVYRGTITL, via the coding sequence ATGAAAATCGATTTCACCAAAATGTCTGGAGCTGGCAATGACTTCATTGTCATCGACAACCGTCAGGGTCTTTTTAGCCTGACCCATGAGCAGGTTCGAGCCATGTGCACCCGGAGAACCGGCATCGGAGCTGACGGCCTGATCCTTGTCGAAGCGTCCGGAACCGCTGATTTCAGAATGAATTACCACAATGCCGACGGCTTTCCCGGATCGATGTGCGGCAATGGCGGACGGTGCGCCGTCTATTTTGCATGGCTTATCGGCATCCGCCCGGCTGGCCTGCGTTACGCCTTCGATGCCGGGCCGGACAGGTATGAGGCCGAAGTGACCGGTGAAGAGGCCGTGAAGCTGCACATGCGGCCTCCGTCGGATTTCAGAGAGCGCTTTCAGGTCGGCGCATGGAACTGCCATTTCGTCAACACCGGCTCGCCTCACGCCATTGCCTACGTCAACGACCTCGACAAGATCGACGTATTCACCGAAGGTCGCGCCATTCGCCACAGAGAAGAGCTCTTCCCTGGAGGCGCAAATGTGAACTTCCTCGAGGTCACCGCGCCGGATGCGCTCAGCATCCGAACCTTCGAGCGTGGCGTCGAGGATGAGACTCTCGCCTGCGGCACCGGCACGGTGGCTGCGGCCCTGATGAGCTACCGGCTCGGCAAGGTGACCACTTCACCGGTCAGGGTGACGGTCAGGAGCGGCGAAACGCTGATGGTGGGCTTCAACGATGCGATGGACGACATTTATCTCGAAGGCCCGGCCCGCGTGGTTTACCGGGGAACTATCACCCTGTAG
- a CDS encoding photosystem I reaction center subunit IX, with protein sequence MAEQVKPAGVKPKGTVPPPKGNAPAPKASGAPGGASVIKEQDAAKMRRFLFQRTETRSTKWYQIFDTEKIDDEQVVGGHLALLGVLGFIMAIYYISGIQVFPWGAPGFHDNWFYLTIKPRMVSLGIDTYSTKTADLEWAATKLLLWAGYHFLAGSVLIFGGWRHWTHNLTNPFTGRCGNFRDFRFLGKFGDMVFSGTSAKSYKEALGPHAVYMSLLFLGWGLVMWLILGFAPIPDFQTINSETFMSFVFAVVFFALGIYWWNNPPNAAIHLNDDMKAAFSVHLTAIGYINIALGVIAFVAFQQPSFHAYYKELDSLVFYIYGEPFNRVSFNFVEQGGKVISGAKEFADFPAYAILPKNGESFGMSRVVINLITFNHIICGVLYVFAGVYHGGQYLLKIQLNGIYNQIKSIWITKGRDQEVQVKILGTVMALCFSTMLSVYAVIVWNTICELNIFGTNIAMSFYWLKPLPIFQWMFADPSINDWVMAHVITAGSLFSLIALVRIAFFAHTSPLWDDLGLKKNSYSFPCLGPVYGGTCGVSIQDQLWFAMLWGIKGLSAVCWYIDGAWIASMMYGVPAADAKAWDAIAGLKHHYTSGIFYYFWTETVTIFSSSHLSTILMIGHLVWFISFAVWFEDRGSRLEGADIQTRTIRWLGKKFLNRDVSFRFPVLTISDSKLAGTFLYFGGTFMLVFLFIANGFYQTNSPLPPPVSHAAVSGQQMLAQLVDTLMKMIA encoded by the coding sequence ATGGCTGAACAAGTGAAACCCGCAGGGGTCAAGCCGAAGGGGACAGTGCCGCCTCCCAAAGGGAACGCGCCAGCTCCGAAGGCAAGTGGCGCGCCAGGCGGAGCATCGGTCATTAAAGAACAGGATGCCGCCAAGATGAGACGTTTTCTGTTTCAACGAACAGAGACGCGCTCGACAAAGTGGTACCAGATCTTCGATACCGAAAAGATCGATGACGAGCAGGTGGTCGGCGGCCATCTCGCTTTGCTCGGTGTGCTGGGCTTCATCATGGCGATCTACTACATCTCGGGTATCCAGGTATTTCCCTGGGGCGCACCGGGTTTCCACGACAACTGGTTCTATCTGACCATCAAGCCAAGGATGGTCTCCCTCGGAATCGACACGTACAGCACCAAGACCGCTGATCTCGAATGGGCAGCCACCAAGCTTCTGCTCTGGGCAGGCTATCATTTCCTCGCCGGTTCCGTGCTCATCTTTGGCGGATGGCGTCACTGGACGCACAACCTGACCAACCCCTTCACCGGCCGTTGCGGTAACTTCCGCGATTTCCGTTTCCTCGGCAAGTTCGGTGATATGGTTTTCAGCGGTACCAGCGCAAAGTCGTACAAAGAGGCTCTCGGGCCACACGCCGTGTACATGTCGCTTCTCTTCCTTGGTTGGGGACTCGTGATGTGGCTCATTCTCGGCTTCGCACCGATTCCCGATTTCCAGACGATCAACTCCGAGACCTTCATGTCGTTCGTCTTCGCCGTGGTGTTTTTCGCTCTTGGCATCTACTGGTGGAACAACCCCCCGAATGCTGCCATTCACCTCAACGACGACATGAAAGCCGCTTTCTCGGTTCACCTGACCGCGATCGGCTACATCAACATCGCGCTTGGCGTCATCGCATTCGTGGCTTTCCAGCAGCCGTCTTTCCACGCATATTACAAGGAACTTGACAGCCTGGTTTTCTACATCTATGGCGAGCCGTTCAACCGCGTCAGCTTCAACTTCGTTGAGCAGGGAGGCAAGGTGATTTCCGGCGCGAAAGAGTTTGCCGACTTCCCGGCCTATGCCATTCTTCCCAAGAACGGTGAATCTTTTGGCATGTCGAGGGTTGTGATCAACCTCATCACCTTCAACCACATCATCTGTGGCGTGCTCTATGTGTTCGCTGGTGTCTATCATGGCGGCCAGTACTTGCTCAAGATCCAGCTCAACGGCATCTACAACCAGATCAAGTCCATCTGGATCACCAAGGGGCGTGACCAGGAAGTCCAGGTCAAGATTCTCGGCACTGTCATGGCGCTTTGCTTCTCGACCATGCTTTCGGTCTATGCCGTTATCGTCTGGAACACCATCTGCGAGCTGAACATCTTCGGCACCAACATCGCGATGTCGTTCTACTGGCTCAAACCGCTTCCGATCTTCCAGTGGATGTTCGCCGATCCGAGCATCAACGACTGGGTGATGGCTCACGTTATCACCGCCGGCTCGCTCTTCTCGCTGATCGCTCTGGTTCGTATCGCCTTCTTCGCCCATACCTCTCCGCTGTGGGATGATCTGGGTCTCAAGAAAAACTCTTATTCTTTTCCTTGCCTTGGCCCGGTCTATGGCGGTACTTGCGGTGTTTCCATTCAGGATCAGCTCTGGTTCGCCATGCTTTGGGGTATCAAGGGTCTGTCCGCAGTCTGCTGGTATATCGATGGCGCCTGGATTGCATCGATGATGTATGGCGTGCCTGCGGCCGATGCAAAAGCCTGGGATGCCATCGCAGGTCTGAAGCATCATTATACGTCGGGTATCTTCTACTACTTCTGGACCGAGACTGTGACGATTTTCTCCAGCTCGCACCTTTCGACCATTCTTATGATCGGTCACTTGGTGTGGTTCATCAGCTTCGCTGTGTGGTTCGAGGATCGCGGTTCGCGTCTTGAAGGTGCAGATATTCAGACTCGCACCATCCGCTGGCTGGGCAAGAAGTTCCTCAACAGGGATGTGTCGTTCAGGTTCCCTGTTCTGACCATCTCGGACTCGAAGCTTGCCGGTACCTTCCTGTACTTTGGCGGTACCTTTATGCTGGTCTTCCTGTTCATTGCCAACGGTTTCTATCAGACCAACTCTCCGCTGCCGCCTCCCGTCAGCCATGCAGCGGTCTCTGGACAGCAGATGCTTGCCCAGCTGGTCGATACGCTGATGAAAATGATTGCGTAA